The following are encoded in a window of uncultured Ilyobacter sp. genomic DNA:
- a CDS encoding peptidoglycan DD-metalloendopeptidase family protein: MNRRFTNLLTVLMVIVLVLAVQVSRIVNREVIDVKKFTDYYEATDAANGGFEVLESNYITIEKEYTLNVEKFEDAKKPEEKSYSVPTFEIYQVRSGDSLYNIAKKFNQELAVLRANNPQLGSVLKVGDKLNIISGNGIFYKVKKGDSLYKISKQYNVKIDDIMNYNKLNSNALKVGQSLYLPNPDLKQVVKQAVAKKRNVDFSMPVKWKGVTSPFGRRFHPVLKRYIYHKGVDLKAQYVTLHATKDGKVTYAGWMSGYGKIIIIKHSGGYETRAAHLNNINVKPGQYVKQGQVIGKTGMTGRVTGPHLHFEIRKNGVPYNPMKYLVK, translated from the coding sequence GTGAATAGAAGATTTACAAACCTTTTGACAGTTCTTATGGTCATTGTACTCGTATTGGCAGTGCAGGTGTCTAGAATTGTTAACAGAGAGGTTATAGATGTTAAAAAGTTTACAGATTATTATGAAGCCACAGATGCTGCCAACGGTGGTTTTGAGGTTCTAGAAAGCAACTATATAACGATAGAAAAAGAGTATACTCTTAATGTTGAAAAATTTGAAGATGCAAAAAAGCCCGAAGAAAAGAGTTATTCTGTTCCTACCTTTGAAATTTACCAGGTAAGGTCGGGAGATTCCCTCTATAATATAGCCAAAAAATTCAATCAGGAACTTGCGGTTTTGAGGGCGAACAATCCACAGTTGGGAAGTGTCCTGAAAGTTGGAGATAAGCTAAATATAATATCTGGTAATGGAATATTCTATAAGGTAAAAAAAGGAGATTCCCTATATAAGATTTCTAAACAGTACAACGTAAAAATTGATGATATAATGAACTATAATAAACTCAATAGTAATGCACTCAAAGTAGGACAAAGTCTTTATCTGCCCAACCCAGATCTTAAACAGGTGGTAAAGCAGGCGGTAGCTAAAAAAAGAAATGTTGACTTTAGTATGCCGGTAAAATGGAAAGGAGTAACCAGTCCATTTGGGAGAAGATTTCATCCTGTGTTAAAGAGATATATCTACCATAAAGGTGTGGACTTGAAGGCTCAGTATGTAACTCTCCATGCAACTAAAGATGGAAAAGTAACCTATGCAGGATGGATGAGTGGTTATGGTAAGATAATAATCATAAAACATTCTGGAGGGTATGAAACAAGAGCGGCACATTTAAACAATATTAATGTAAAGCCTGGCCAATACGTAAAGCAAGGACAGGTTATAGGTAAAACTGGAATGACTGGAAGGGTAACAGGCCCGCATCTTCATTTTGAAATAAGAAAAAACGGAGTACCGTACAACCCCATGAAATATCTTGTGAAATAG
- the prfA gene encoding peptide chain release factor 1, with translation MFGKLEEVVKKHEELTELLGSNDVIKDPKKLIEYNKALNEITPVVEKYKEYKRYSDDLEFTKESLKVEKDHEMKEMLLEEMRDIEEILPRIEQELRILLLPKDPNDDKNVIIEIRGGTGGDEAALFAANLYRMYCRYAERNKWKTEVMSKSEVGVGGLKEIVFSIQGQGAYSKLKFESGVHRVQRVPETESSGRIHTSTATVAVLPEVDDVEQVEIKPSELKIDTFRSSGAGGQHVNTTDSAVRITHLPSGVIVECQDERSQLKNREKAMKVLATKLYEMEIEKQRSEVESTRKLQVGTGARSEKIRTYNYPQGRITDHRIKLTIHKLEAFLDGDLTEMIDALITFDQADMLTNLAG, from the coding sequence ATGTTTGGAAAGCTTGAGGAAGTAGTAAAAAAGCATGAGGAACTTACAGAATTACTAGGTAGTAATGATGTTATAAAAGATCCTAAAAAACTGATAGAATATAACAAAGCACTCAATGAAATCACCCCAGTTGTGGAGAAATATAAAGAATACAAAAGATACTCCGATGATCTGGAATTCACCAAGGAGAGTCTTAAGGTGGAAAAGGACCACGAGATGAAAGAGATGCTACTTGAAGAGATGAGAGATATAGAGGAAATTCTCCCGAGAATAGAGCAGGAACTTAGAATACTCCTTTTACCTAAGGATCCCAATGATGATAAAAATGTTATTATAGAGATCAGAGGTGGAACAGGTGGAGATGAGGCGGCATTATTTGCAGCCAATCTCTACAGAATGTACTGCAGATACGCAGAGAGAAACAAATGGAAGACAGAGGTAATGAGTAAAAGTGAAGTAGGTGTGGGTGGATTAAAAGAGATAGTTTTTTCTATCCAAGGACAGGGAGCGTATTCTAAACTTAAATTTGAGTCAGGAGTGCACAGGGTACAGAGAGTACCAGAAACCGAGTCTTCTGGAAGAATTCATACATCTACTGCTACTGTAGCTGTTTTACCTGAAGTGGATGACGTAGAGCAGGTAGAGATAAAACCATCGGAATTAAAAATAGATACTTTCAGATCTTCAGGGGCAGGAGGTCAGCATGTAAATACAACGGACTCTGCAGTAAGAATAACTCATCTTCCTAGCGGAGTTATAGTAGAATGTCAAGATGAAAGATCTCAGCTGAAAAATAGAGAAAAAGCCATGAAGGTACTAGCAACAAAACTATATGAGATGGAGATCGAAAAGCAGAGATCGGAAGTAGAGAGCACTAGAAAGCTTCAGGTAGGGACAGGAGCCAGATCTGAAAAAATTAGAACTTATAACTATCCTCAAGGAAGAATAACAGACCACAGAATAAAACTTACGATTCATAAACTAGAAGCTTTTTTAGACGGAGATTTGACTGAGATGATAGATGCACTTATTACATTTGACCAAGCAGATATGCTTACAAATCTAGCGGGATAA
- the prmC gene encoding peptide chain release factor N(5)-glutamine methyltransferase, whose amino-acid sequence MEKLINILKFSEEYLKKYSFSKPRLQAEKVVAYVLKLDRISLYAYFDRGLSEGEKVQVKNFLKEMARNRMDFEGILEKLENKNFQEIVSEKENHKKENLQLLSQSVDYIEKNGVENPKLEAEYIFSHVLKTNRLTLTLDFTRKITEEEKKLIKEIIIKRAKDKKPLQYIFGEEEFFGYKFKVDERVLIPRPETELLVEQCVSMMSDIKTPFILDIGVGSGAISITLAKEISEAKVLGVDISDGALEVANENKELNGARNVKFIKSDVFQNVNYKAFDMIVSNPPYIPEKEYSELMHEVKKYEPKLALTANDEGFYFYKLISREAVNYLKSGGVLAFEVGYNQAQRVKKMMEDNDFENIVIIKDYHQIERIVIGKKK is encoded by the coding sequence ATGGAAAAGTTAATTAATATACTTAAATTTAGTGAGGAGTATTTGAAAAAATACTCCTTTTCAAAACCCCGTCTTCAAGCTGAAAAAGTGGTCGCTTATGTATTGAAGCTAGATAGGATAAGTCTCTATGCATATTTTGACAGAGGTCTGAGTGAAGGTGAAAAGGTTCAGGTAAAAAACTTTTTAAAAGAGATGGCAAGAAATAGGATGGATTTTGAAGGTATTCTTGAAAAACTAGAAAATAAGAATTTTCAGGAGATAGTATCTGAAAAAGAAAATCACAAAAAAGAAAATTTGCAGCTGCTTTCACAGTCTGTAGACTATATAGAAAAAAATGGAGTAGAAAATCCAAAGTTGGAAGCAGAGTATATATTTTCTCATGTTTTGAAAACCAATAGGCTGACGTTGACCTTGGATTTCACAAGAAAAATAACTGAAGAAGAGAAAAAACTCATAAAAGAGATAATAATAAAAAGAGCAAAGGATAAAAAACCTCTCCAGTATATTTTTGGCGAAGAGGAATTTTTTGGCTACAAATTTAAGGTGGATGAGAGGGTGCTCATACCCCGGCCTGAGACAGAACTTCTTGTAGAACAGTGTGTATCCATGATGTCGGATATAAAAACGCCTTTTATTTTAGATATAGGTGTCGGGAGTGGAGCAATATCTATAACTCTCGCAAAAGAGATCTCAGAGGCAAAAGTTTTAGGGGTGGATATAAGTGACGGAGCTCTAGAAGTAGCTAATGAAAACAAAGAACTTAACGGTGCTAGAAATGTAAAGTTTATAAAATCAGATGTTTTTCAGAATGTTAACTACAAAGCTTTTGACATGATAGTGTCTAATCCTCCGTACATACCTGAAAAAGAATACTCGGAACTTATGCATGAGGTAAAAAAATATGAACCAAAACTTGCCCTTACAGCAAATGATGAAGGATTTTACTTCTATAAACTCATAAGCAGGGAAGCGGTAAATTATCTCAAGAGCGGTGGAGTTTTGGCCTTTGAAGTAGGATACAACCAGGCTCAAAGGGTAAAAAAAATGATGGAAGATAATGACTTTGAAAATATAGTGATCATAAAAGATTACCATCAGATAGAAAGAATAGTAATAGGAAAAAAGAAGTAA
- a CDS encoding RNA polymerase sigma factor has protein sequence MDFDKIFDTYFERVYNKILGMVKNPEDAEDIAQEVFVSVYKNLKKFREESNIYTWIYRIAINKTYDFFRKNKSTFELNEEILEIEDDTNVHTNMILEEKLKKIDSREREIVLLKDIYGYKFREISKLKEMNLSTVKSIYYKGIKDMGGIG, from the coding sequence ATGGATTTTGACAAAATTTTTGATACATATTTTGAACGAGTTTACAACAAAATCCTAGGGATGGTTAAAAATCCGGAAGATGCTGAAGATATAGCTCAAGAAGTTTTTGTGAGTGTATATAAGAACCTTAAGAAGTTCAGAGAAGAGAGTAATATTTATACTTGGATCTACAGGATAGCGATAAATAAGACTTATGATTTTTTTAGGAAAAACAAATCTACTTTTGAATTAAACGAGGAGATACTAGAAATCGAGGATGATACGAATGTTCATACAAATATGATATTGGAAGAAAAATTAAAAAAAATAGACTCCAGAGAACGCGAGATAGTTTTATTGAAAGATATCTACGGATATAAGTTTCGTGAAATATCAAAATTGAAAGAGATGAATCTTTCCACTGTAAAATCAATCTATTACAAAGGTATAAAAGACATGGGGGGGATAGGATAA
- a CDS encoding GDYXXLXY domain-containing protein codes for MKNRFIFAVMIFLQLGVFLVMVFNKEVIIKNGSTHKFQVAPRDPYDYIRGNYLSINLDHRQIDGNYKNVESKKGYLIVKRQGEWSRISGFYSEKPENIDYIKGKIRNTYKDKTYFENPFKRFYMEEGKAKEAEKMMAEGNRAYIVVKIYKGRYVLESIEIGE; via the coding sequence TTGAAAAATAGATTTATTTTTGCAGTTATGATTTTTCTCCAATTGGGAGTTTTTTTGGTTATGGTTTTTAATAAAGAGGTTATAATAAAAAATGGAAGCACTCACAAATTTCAGGTTGCTCCGAGAGATCCTTATGACTATATAAGGGGAAATTATCTAAGTATCAATCTAGATCACAGACAAATAGATGGCAACTATAAAAATGTGGAAAGTAAAAAGGGGTATCTCATCGTGAAAAGGCAGGGTGAATGGAGCAGAATATCTGGTTTTTACAGTGAAAAGCCTGAAAATATTGATTATATAAAGGGAAAGATCAGAAATACTTACAAAGATAAAACATATTTTGAAAATCCATTTAAAAGATTTTATATGGAGGAGGGAAAGGCAAAAGAGGCAGAAAAGATGATGGCTGAAGGCAATAGAGCTTATATTGTAGTAAAAATATATAAAGGAAGATATGTGCTGGAGTCCATTGAAATTGGAGAATAA
- the queA gene encoding tRNA preQ1(34) S-adenosylmethionine ribosyltransferase-isomerase QueA codes for MSTRLSDYDYNLPEELIGQTPAEPRDHSKLMLVNKKTGDIEHKRFYNIIDSLKKGDVLVRNSTRVIPARLVGRKETGAVLEVFLLKRQDINTWECLIGNAKRLKIGQKVFIGENNELAAELKEIKEDGNRILTFYYEGVFEEILDKLGQMPLPPYISEKLSEKERYQTVYAIKGESVAAPTAGLHFTEELLEKIKEKGVEIADLFLEVGLGTFRPVQTEDVLDHKMHEETYEVPEKAVEIINRAKDEGRRIVAVGTTSIRTLESSVDKNGRLVARKGSTDIFIYPGYKFKVVDALITNFHLPKSTLLMLVSAFSSRELIMDVYEEAVREKYHFFSFGDAMFIY; via the coding sequence ATGTCAACAAGATTATCTGATTATGACTATAATCTTCCAGAAGAACTGATAGGACAAACTCCAGCGGAACCGAGAGACCACTCTAAGCTGATGCTGGTAAATAAGAAAACTGGAGATATAGAGCATAAAAGATTTTATAATATAATAGACTCTCTGAAAAAGGGGGACGTTCTTGTAAGGAATTCTACACGGGTGATACCTGCAAGGCTTGTAGGTAGAAAAGAAACTGGAGCTGTACTTGAGGTATTTCTTCTAAAGAGACAGGATATAAATACCTGGGAATGCCTTATAGGTAATGCTAAGAGACTTAAAATAGGTCAAAAAGTATTTATAGGTGAAAATAATGAGCTGGCAGCTGAACTCAAAGAGATAAAAGAAGATGGGAATAGGATACTGACTTTTTATTATGAGGGAGTTTTTGAAGAGATACTAGACAAACTGGGTCAGATGCCTCTTCCACCGTATATAAGTGAAAAGCTTTCAGAAAAAGAGAGATATCAGACAGTATATGCAATAAAGGGTGAGTCTGTAGCCGCTCCTACAGCGGGACTTCATTTTACAGAAGAACTTTTGGAAAAAATAAAAGAAAAAGGTGTGGAGATAGCCGATCTATTTTTGGAAGTAGGACTAGGAACTTTCAGGCCTGTCCAGACAGAGGATGTACTAGACCACAAGATGCATGAGGAAACCTATGAAGTTCCTGAAAAAGCTGTGGAGATAATAAACAGAGCCAAAGATGAAGGTAGAAGAATCGTAGCTGTGGGAACAACCTCTATACGTACCCTAGAGTCATCTGTAGATAAAAATGGAAGGCTCGTTGCTAGGAAAGGCTCAACGGATATATTTATATATCCGGGATACAAGTTCAAGGTTGTGGATGCCTTGATAACAAATTTCCACCTTCCAAAATCAACACTTTTGATGCTTGTGTCGGCATTTTCAAGCAGGGAGCTGATTATGGATGTTTACGAAGAAGCAGTAAGAGAGAAATATCACTTTTTCAGTTTTGGAGATGCGATGTTTATTTATTAG
- the ispG gene encoding flavodoxin-dependent (E)-4-hydroxy-3-methylbut-2-enyl-diphosphate synthase, which translates to MKGSRKIKVGKIYIGGDSEVVIQSMTNTKTSDIEATVKQIKELENAGCQLVRVTVNDMEAAEAIREIKNRINIPLAADIHFDYKLAISAMENGIDKLRINPGNIGSDDKVALVVEKAKEFGVPIRIGVNAGSLEKKILEKYGRPTAEAMVESGLYHVRLLEKFGFENIIISLKSSNVRMMVTAYRKMRELVNYPLHLGVTEAGTAFQGTVKSAIGIGGLLIDDIGDTIRVSLTEDPVEEIKVAKEILKVLGLREGGAEIISCPTCGRTEIDLINLAKKVEKEFSNSEKKIKIAVMGCVVNGPGEAREADYGVAGGKGIGVLFKKGKILKQVKEDEILDELKKMIMEDFKDEEDI; encoded by the coding sequence ATGAAAGGTTCTAGAAAGATAAAGGTTGGGAAAATATATATAGGTGGAGACAGTGAGGTTGTAATCCAGTCCATGACCAATACTAAAACTTCAGATATTGAAGCCACTGTAAAACAGATAAAAGAGCTTGAGAATGCAGGCTGTCAGCTTGTAAGGGTCACAGTAAACGACATGGAGGCTGCCGAAGCTATAAGAGAGATAAAAAATCGGATAAATATCCCTTTGGCAGCAGACATTCACTTTGATTATAAGTTAGCCATATCAGCTATGGAAAACGGGATAGACAAGTTAAGAATAAACCCGGGAAATATAGGAAGCGATGACAAAGTAGCGCTTGTGGTAGAGAAAGCCAAGGAGTTCGGCGTACCTATAAGAATAGGCGTAAATGCAGGATCACTGGAAAAGAAGATACTTGAAAAATATGGAAGGCCCACAGCAGAAGCTATGGTAGAAAGCGGTCTTTACCATGTGAGACTCTTAGAGAAATTTGGCTTTGAGAATATAATAATATCATTAAAATCTAGCAATGTGAGGATGATGGTTACTGCCTATAGAAAGATGAGAGAATTGGTGAACTACCCGCTTCATCTAGGAGTTACAGAGGCTGGGACTGCATTTCAGGGGACTGTAAAATCTGCAATAGGTATAGGGGGTCTTTTGATAGATGATATAGGGGATACTATAAGAGTATCCCTGACTGAAGACCCGGTGGAAGAGATAAAAGTTGCCAAAGAGATACTTAAAGTCCTAGGTCTCAGAGAAGGTGGAGCTGAAATAATATCGTGTCCCACCTGCGGGAGAACCGAGATAGATCTTATTAACCTGGCTAAAAAAGTAGAAAAAGAGTTTAGCAATTCTGAAAAAAAAATCAAAATAGCAGTCATGGGATGTGTGGTAAACGGTCCTGGAGAAGCACGTGAGGCTGACTACGGTGTGGCAGGCGGGAAAGGTATAGGGGTACTTTTTAAAAAAGGAAAGATACTTAAGCAGGTAAAAGAAGACGAGATACTAGACGAGCTGAAAAAAATGATAATGGAGGATTTTAAAGATGAAGAAGATATTTAA
- a CDS encoding DUF2157 domain-containing protein, with product MRGKIVLKELERLRGLDVITDEVYQRIEDFYIGEGETKKTFLNFFITTGCLLIGLGIILLFAYNWSKIGRGVKTGILIASLMTGQALFYFSLEKKREFIAGTGVFLILMVGLSIAMISQMYNISGEDQGFYLAWSILSVPVLYFTGGGINSLIYGLVLYMYQSSDGNILIYILFGVPLFLFSRKKDGMGALVDVTSKVIFLVGIMTWYGEFSDNSKAGLLFYSGLFAGVYTLPLGLKKIGEQLTIIMAYVLTFKKDYIFRYELIYDKVFWISVVFYIFVLALLIVRKENFKNIILWNMLIIVMPLFFEWSFIVYNVYFLLIGAKFIFDGFRREDVRVFNNGSLIVGGLIATRFLDYKISTLARGVVFIVLGGLLIAGNLYMSRKRGGSIEK from the coding sequence ATGAGGGGCAAAATAGTGTTAAAAGAGCTAGAAAGGCTTCGTGGATTGGATGTGATAACGGATGAAGTTTACCAACGGATAGAGGATTTTTATATCGGCGAAGGCGAGACTAAAAAAACTTTTTTAAATTTTTTTATAACCACAGGATGCCTATTAATAGGTCTGGGTATAATTCTCTTATTTGCCTATAACTGGTCTAAAATAGGGAGAGGTGTAAAGACAGGGATTCTGATAGCCTCCCTCATGACAGGGCAGGCCCTTTTTTATTTTTCATTAGAGAAAAAAAGAGAATTTATTGCAGGGACAGGGGTATTTCTGATCTTGATGGTGGGACTTTCCATAGCTATGATATCTCAGATGTATAATATTTCTGGAGAGGATCAAGGGTTTTATCTTGCCTGGTCCATTCTGAGTGTTCCTGTACTTTACTTTACAGGAGGAGGAATAAACTCACTTATTTATGGCTTAGTTTTGTACATGTATCAGAGTTCTGATGGAAATATACTGATATACATACTATTTGGTGTGCCCCTATTTTTGTTTTCTAGAAAAAAAGATGGAATGGGTGCATTGGTTGATGTAACCTCAAAAGTAATATTTCTGGTGGGTATTATGACTTGGTACGGTGAATTTTCAGACAACTCCAAGGCAGGACTTCTTTTTTACAGTGGACTTTTTGCAGGAGTATATACACTTCCTTTGGGTTTAAAAAAAATTGGCGAACAGCTGACTATAATAATGGCTTATGTTTTAACCTTTAAAAAAGATTATATATTTAGATATGAGTTGATTTATGATAAGGTGTTTTGGATTTCTGTTGTTTTTTACATATTTGTCTTAGCACTGCTGATAGTAAGAAAGGAAAACTTTAAAAATATTATTCTGTGGAATATGTTGATTATTGTAATGCCTCTTTTTTTTGAATGGAGTTTCATAGTATATAATGTATATTTTTTGCTTATAGGTGCTAAATTTATATTTGACGGATTCAGAAGAGAGGACGTAAGAGTCTTCAATAATGGGAGTCTTATTGTAGGAGGGCTTATCGCCACTAGATTTTTAGATTATAAAATATCTACTTTGGCAAGGGGAGTAGTATTTATAGTTCTCGGAGGTCTGCTAATAGCAGGGAACTTATACATGTCCAGAAAAAGAGGTGGTTCTATTGAAAAATAG
- the rho gene encoding transcription termination factor Rho: MDNLNNFLLTELKEIARQLGIESWNRYKKKELVDIIEEYYENLTGHTIAWGTLDVLGDGYGFLRDTNVEKDVYVSASQARRFKLRTGDLILGEVREPVGDEKNYALRKVLLVNGGDIQKAESRVPFDELIPAYPTEQLILETGRKNLSGRIIDLIAPIGKGQRGLIVAPPKAGKTMLISSIANSIIENNKNAEVWILLIDERPEEVTDIKETVKGAEVFSSTFDEDPKNHIKVTEMVLEKAKRKLEDGEDIIILMDSLTRLARAYNIVIPSSGKLISGGIDPTALYYPKKFFGSARNIREGGSLTIVATALVDTGSKMDDVIYEEFKGTGNMEIHLDRNLSQLRIYPAIDIQKSGTRKEELLINEKKLNLIWGIRRYLSEYDRATAAKKLIDTIESTESNDDLLKAYQKGDK; the protein is encoded by the coding sequence ATGGATAATTTGAATAATTTTTTATTAACAGAGCTTAAAGAGATCGCAAGACAGCTGGGTATAGAGAGCTGGAATAGATATAAGAAAAAAGAGCTTGTGGATATAATAGAAGAATATTATGAAAATCTCACAGGACATACCATAGCATGGGGAACTCTAGATGTATTGGGAGATGGGTATGGTTTTCTAAGGGACACAAATGTAGAAAAAGATGTTTATGTCTCTGCCTCTCAAGCTAGAAGGTTTAAGCTTAGGACTGGCGACCTTATTTTGGGAGAGGTAAGAGAACCTGTGGGAGATGAAAAAAATTATGCTCTTAGAAAAGTACTTCTCGTAAACGGTGGAGACATACAAAAGGCAGAATCAAGAGTTCCTTTCGATGAACTTATCCCTGCCTATCCAACTGAGCAGCTTATTCTCGAAACAGGTAGAAAAAATCTCTCTGGAAGAATAATAGACCTCATTGCCCCTATAGGCAAAGGCCAGAGAGGTCTTATAGTCGCGCCTCCCAAAGCTGGAAAAACGATGCTTATAAGCAGTATTGCCAACTCAATTATCGAAAACAACAAGAATGCTGAGGTCTGGATACTCCTAATCGATGAAAGACCGGAAGAGGTTACAGACATAAAGGAGACGGTAAAAGGTGCCGAAGTTTTCTCTTCTACCTTTGATGAGGATCCTAAAAATCATATAAAGGTGACTGAGATGGTCTTGGAAAAGGCAAAAAGAAAGCTAGAAGATGGCGAGGATATAATAATACTCATGGATTCCCTCACAAGACTCGCAAGGGCTTATAATATAGTAATACCGTCAAGTGGTAAGCTGATTTCCGGAGGTATAGATCCAACTGCTCTTTACTATCCAAAAAAGTTTTTTGGATCTGCAAGGAATATAAGAGAAGGTGGGAGTCTAACCATAGTGGCTACGGCCTTAGTGGATACAGGAAGCAAGATGGACGATGTTATCTACGAGGAGTTTAAAGGCACTGGAAATATGGAGATTCATCTAGACAGAAACCTTTCTCAGCTTAGAATTTATCCAGCCATAGATATCCAAAAATCAGGAACAAGAAAAGAAGAACTGCTGATAAATGAAAAGAAGCTCAATCTTATATGGGGGATAAGAAGATATCTCTCAGAATATGACAGAGCTACAGCTGCCAAAAAACTTATAGATACGATAGAATCTACAGAAAGTAATGATGATCTTTTAAAAGCTTATCAGAAGGGGGATAAATAG
- the rsmD gene encoding 16S rRNA (guanine(966)-N(2))-methyltransferase RsmD — protein MRIIAGTAKNKSIKCRKGTETRPTLDRVKEALFSKIQPYVEDCSILDLFSGTGNIALEAISRGARRAVMIEKDQEALKIIIENVNSLGFENKCRAYKNEVSRAVEILGRKGEKFDIIFMDPPYRENICTEVIKKIEKNGILTEGGLIICEHHLHERLDQEIVGYKKVDEKSYGKKTLTFYTK, from the coding sequence GTGAGAATAATAGCGGGAACAGCTAAAAATAAAAGCATAAAATGTAGAAAAGGGACAGAGACAAGACCTACTCTAGACAGGGTAAAAGAGGCCTTGTTTTCAAAAATACAGCCATATGTAGAAGATTGCAGCATCCTAGACCTTTTTAGCGGAACTGGAAATATAGCGCTAGAGGCCATAAGTAGAGGTGCAAGGAGAGCTGTAATGATAGAAAAAGATCAGGAAGCCCTTAAAATAATAATAGAAAACGTAAACAGCCTTGGCTTTGAAAATAAATGCAGAGCCTATAAAAATGAAGTTTCCAGAGCAGTTGAAATTTTAGGTAGAAAAGGTGAAAAGTTTGATATAATATTCATGGATCCTCCATACAGGGAAAATATTTGTACAGAGGTCATTAAAAAGATAGAAAAAAATGGTATCTTAACTGAAGGGGGTCTTATCATATGTGAGCATCACCTTCATGAGAGACTTGATCAGGAGATAGTAGGATACAAAAAAGTAGACGAAAAAAGCTACGGGAAGAAAACTCTGACTTTTTATACAAAATAA
- the miaB gene encoding tRNA (N6-isopentenyl adenosine(37)-C2)-methylthiotransferase MiaB, with translation MKKKAAIITYGCQMNVNESAKIKKILQDMGYEITEDVNESDAVFLNTCTIREGAATQIYGKLGELKHIKDKKGMIIGVTGCFAQEQGEELAKKVKSIDIVMGNQNIGKIPQAIERIESGDFKYVIYVGDEDELPPRLDADFDSKKTAYSTITYGCNNFCTYCIVPYVRGRERSVPMSQILDEIKGFVEKGYKEIILLGQNVNSYGKDSDNGDNFAKLLEAICKIEGDFIVRFMSPHPRDFTDELIDVVAKNEKIARSMHLPIQAGSSRVLELMNRGYKKEEYIALAEKIKRAIPGSSITTDIIVGFPGETEEDFLDTIDVAKRVKFENAYMFMYSPRKGTKAAEMDGQIDQETKKERLHRLIEVQNAISKEQSLSYIGTVQRVLAEGSSRKNPDVMCARTSTNKVVLFKGDPALEGEFINLKITDANTWTLYGDIVE, from the coding sequence ATGAAGAAAAAAGCTGCAATTATAACATATGGTTGTCAAATGAATGTAAATGAAAGTGCTAAAATAAAGAAAATACTTCAGGATATGGGATATGAGATCACAGAAGATGTGAACGAATCAGATGCCGTATTTTTGAATACATGTACAATAAGAGAGGGGGCGGCCACCCAGATATACGGGAAGCTAGGAGAACTGAAACACATAAAAGATAAAAAAGGGATGATTATAGGGGTGACAGGTTGCTTTGCCCAGGAACAGGGAGAGGAGCTTGCAAAAAAAGTCAAATCAATAGACATAGTTATGGGCAATCAAAATATAGGGAAAATCCCTCAGGCTATTGAAAGAATAGAGTCTGGAGATTTTAAATATGTCATCTATGTGGGGGATGAAGATGAGCTTCCCCCTAGATTAGATGCGGATTTTGATTCCAAGAAAACAGCTTATTCAACAATAACTTATGGATGCAACAACTTTTGTACCTATTGCATCGTCCCATATGTTAGGGGAAGAGAAAGGTCAGTTCCAATGAGCCAGATCTTAGATGAGATAAAAGGTTTTGTGGAAAAAGGTTACAAGGAGATAATACTTCTAGGTCAAAACGTAAACTCTTACGGTAAAGATTCTGATAACGGAGATAACTTTGCAAAACTTTTAGAGGCGATCTGCAAAATAGAAGGGGATTTTATAGTGAGATTCATGTCTCCACATCCGAGAGATTTCACAGACGAACTCATAGATGTCGTAGCCAAAAATGAAAAAATAGCGAGATCCATGCACCTTCCTATTCAAGCCGGTTCTTCTAGGGTGTTAGAGCTTATGAACAGAGGATATAAAAAAGAAGAATATATAGCTCTTGCTGAAAAAATTAAAAGGGCAATACCTGGAAGTTCTATAACTACGGATATCATCGTTGGATTTCCTGGAGAAACAGAGGAGGATTTTTTAGACACCATCGATGTGGCAAAAAGAGTAAAGTTTGAAAATGCCTATATGTTTATGTACTCACCTAGGAAAGGGACAAAAGCTGCTGAAATGGATGGTCAAATTGACCAGGAGACAAAGAAAGAGAGGCTCCATAGACTTATAGAGGTTCAAAATGCTATCTCTAAAGAGCAGAGTTTGAGTTATATAGGTACAGTGCAGAGAGTGTTGGCAGAGGGATCTAGCAGAAAAAACCCAGATGTTATGTGCGCAAGAACATCCACAAATAAAGTTGTTCTCTTTAAGGGAGACCCTGCATTAGAAGGTGAGTTCATAAATTTAAAAATTACAGATGCAAATACTTGGACTCTTTACGGAGATATAGTAGAATAA